In a genomic window of Lepisosteus oculatus isolate fLepOcu1 chromosome 3, fLepOcu1.hap2, whole genome shotgun sequence:
- the ccdc80l2 gene encoding coiled-coil domain-containing protein 80: MYYCLESSISGMLKMRSLLMLLFLFALGSSDLAITAGQKDEPWEEVPNLQPTGKRGTASKERVSDDEAQESTSSRPPNPHATRVMDFLANFTGKNRLWVITAPSSADHYFRMMEKQIEETTGLNCRLVERDTFIVIIIQDAMMEGKIRRTTYQGEVIEEAIDSDTVSELLRYLSLQDGTFGMLVLKKNLKVGERFPYPVRIEAVLEAIDQLPLRKVEKLTRRGAFKRCRVPKRPVARKQGPITRKVRVSSPLRQANSTSVTFTQRRLGDKKDVLKNKVQDILRGKSRFVIRQSSKDALPQRTISAQPKMNRNHSRSENTAEISQISPGSQNNGKGLHHNRKLGEKWLLQGTRTDPVLPLQQPGLTESANTDSTLVPSENEKNEGSQAVPSSVSSGEVLEKASANQAGKSTTTREREKSEYDFSSREDKNTTDPSRDKTAESAPARSGKGRKGDSKKKDKGKGKKGKKKGRKGRKKTRRATDSKADLSFLESFKNKRRLLIIATPSEDNPLYIQQRDESVKYSCELAARKISVVTVLGSEHNGSVQLQHHLADADLSPDSPPEESSDLIAQLHKEYRIVYNTFFMTVTDYDLEPKQFFNTPVSIPLMMDYIDTFPSRQAEAEEETRHSVSCKERENQSKAETFLSRFAAERRLLIVSSPTEEDETFQQQKASLHGQACFLGFHHFALLILTGDGSWAAGSLQLFPLDGTGQLREEGLSPDIVNGIREHFKISRDYFTVLVIGKGGAIKSRYSTPLWSTAILDSLLYSVELQPEEEKLKETLGISCPENPSSF; the protein is encoded by the exons ATGTATTACTGCTTGGAGTCAAGCATAAGTGGTATGCTGAAAATGCGGAGCCTGTTGATGCTGTTATTTCTGTTCGCCCTGGGGAGCAGCGATCTTGCAATAACTGCAGGTCAAAAAGACGAGCCCTGGGAAGAGGTGCCTAATTTACAGCCCACTGGGAAGCGTGGAACAGCCAGCAAGGAACGTGTGTCAGATGATGAAGCACAGGAGAGCACCTCCTCAAGGCCACCAAATCCTCATGCCACAAGAGTCATGGATTTTTTGGCTAACTTTACTGGTAAAAATCGCCTTTGGGTCATCACAGCTCCTTCCTCCGCTGACCACTATTTCAGGATGATGGAAAAGCAAATAGAAGAAACGACGGGGCTGAACTGCCGCCTGGTAGAGAGGGACACCTTCATTGTAATCATCATTCAAGATGCCATGATGGAAGGCAAGATCAGAAGAACCACCTATCAAGGGGAGGTCATAGAAGAGGCGATTGATTCAGATACAGTCTCTGAACTGCTGCGCTATTTGTCATTGCAGGATGGAACATTTGGCATGCTAGTCTTAAAGAAGAACTTAAAGGTTGGAGAGCGCTTCCCTTACCCTGTTAGAATCGAAGCTGTCTTGGAAGCCATCGACCAACTGCCTTTACGGAAAGTAGAAAAGCTGACAAGGAGAGGAGCCTTCAAAAGATGCAGAGTTCCTAAGAGGCCAGTGGCAAGGAAACAAGGCCCAATCACAAGAAAGGTGAGAGTCTCCAGTCCTCTGAGACAAGCTAACTCTACTTCTGTGACCTTCACACAGAGGAGGCTGGGAGACAAGAAAGATGTCTTGAAGAACAAGGTGCAGGACATATTGAGAGGAAAATCTAGATTTGTGATTCGTCAGAGTTCCAAAGATGCATTGCCTCAGCGCACTATATCTGCGCAAccaaaaatgaacagaaatcaCTCCAGGTCTGAGAACACTGCAGAAATAAGCCAGATATCACCTGGATCTCAAAACAATGGCAAAGGATTACACCATAACAGAAAGCTGGGTGAAAAGTGGCTCTTGCAGGGCACAAGGACAGACCCTGTTCTTCCCCTACAGCAGCCAGGATTAACAGAATCAGcgaacacagacagcacccttgTTCCTTCAGAGAATGAGAAGAACGAGGGCTCACAAGCTGTTCCCTCCTCAGTTAGTTCTGGTGAAGTTCTGGAAAAAGCATCAGCTAACCAAGCTGGGAAAAGCACCACAACTCGCGAACGAGAAAAGAGTGAATATGACTTCTCTTCCAGAGAGGACAAAAACACGACCGATCCCAGCAGGGACAAAACTGCTGAAAGTGCTCCAGCAAGGTCAGGAAAAGGTAGGAAGGGAGACTCcaagaaaaaagacaaagggaaaGGCAagaagggtaaaaaaaaaggacGCAAAGGCAGGAAGAAAACCCGGAGGGCTACGGACAGCAAGGCAGATCTGAGTTTTTTGGAGAGTTTCAAGAATAAGAGGAGACTTCTG ATCATTGCTACTCCAAGTGAAGACAATCCACTTTACATCCAACAAAGAGATGAAAGTGTAAAATACAGCTGTGAGCTAGCAGCAAGGAAGATCTCTGTTGTAACAGTTCTGGGCTCTGAGCACAATGGCTCTGTACAGCTACAGCATCATCTAGCAG ATGCTGATCTTTCACCTGACTCACCTCCAGAGGAATCTAGTGATCTGATCGCTCAGCTTCACAAGGAGTATCGAATAGTTTATAACACCTTCTTCATGACAGTGACGGACTATGATTTGGAACCAAAG CAATTCTTCAACACGCCCGTTTCCATACCACTGATGATGGACTATATCGACACGTTTCCCTCAAGGCAGGCTGAGGCTGAGGAGGAAACAAGGCATTCTGTCTCCTGCAAGGAACGAGAGAATCAAAGCAAAGCTGAGACATTCCTGTCAAG ATTTGCTGCTGAAAGACGGCTGTTGATTGTTTCCTCCCCAACAGAAGAAGATGAAACTTTTCAGCAGCAAAAGGCATCCCTGCATGGGCAGGCTTGCTTTCTGG GGTTCCATCATTTTGCACTGCTGATACTAACAGGTGATGGTTCTTGGGCTGCTGGTTCTCTGCAGTTGTTTCCTCTCGATG GGACGGGTCAGTTGAGAGAGGAGGGACTTTCCCCGGATATAGTGAATGGCATCAGGGAACACTTCAAGATCAGCAGGGACTATTTCACCGTGCTGGTGATTGGAAAGGGCGGCGCCATCAAGTCTCGATACTCCACTCCACTGTGGTCCACAGCCATCCTCGACAGCCTGCTTTATTCCGTGGAGCTCCAACCAGAAGAAGAGAAGCTGAAGGAGACTCTTGGCATAAGCTGCCCAGAGAACCCAAGCAGCTTTTAG